From a single Capsicum annuum cultivar UCD-10X-F1 chromosome 12, UCD10Xv1.1, whole genome shotgun sequence genomic region:
- the LOC107851272 gene encoding uncharacterized protein LOC107851272 — translation MLFLFQGAMEVDTGNSCFIDKLPVERYTSTRETKKEKGQAGALKLPLCGGSEDTKKPLENNRSPLVFVNHAAIAWHENRRKWVGDVSRKSERMPKDPIISWSTTYEDLLSTTDRFSEPIPLTEMVDFLVDIWHDEGLFD, via the exons ATGCTTTTTCTGTTCCAAGGGGCCATGGAAGTAGATACTGGAAATTCGTGTTTTATTGACAAGCTGCCTGTAGAAAGATATACATCTACAAgagaaacaaagaaagaaaaaggccAGGCAGGTGCACTGAAGCTCCCGCTATGTGGGGGGTCCGAGGACACAAAGAAGCCTTTAGAAAATAACAGAAGCCCTCTTGTATTTGTCAATCACG CTGCTATTGCATGGCATGAGAACAGAAGAAAATGGGTTGGAGACGTATCAAGGAAGTCAGAAAGGATGCCGAAGGATCCAATTATAAG CTGGTCAACAACCTACGAGGACTTGCTCTCTACAACTGACCGTTTCTCCGAGCCAATACCTTTAACT GAGATGGTCGACTTTTTAGTCGATATCTGGCATGATGAGGGGCTTTTCGACTAG
- the LOC107851229 gene encoding probable cysteine protease RD19D, with protein sequence MDKGGCLTYALTITILTCTLSLFSFHHTTTAQEDFKIRQVTDQNHQTTTAHGGDNHHNHNHNYLGTPAEHRFKSFIQQYDKKYTTREEYIHRLGVFVKNLIKAAEHQALDPTAVHGVTQFSDLTSEEFERMYMGVKGGGDRSPLLGEVGSHAPPLEVKDLPESFDWRDKGAVTEVKMQGTCGACWAFSTTGSIEGANFIATGKLLNLSEQQLVDCDHTCDKKDKESCNSGCKGGLMTNAYNYLIEAGGIEDEDSYPYTGKRGECKFQPDKVAVKVSNFTNIPVDEQQIAAYLVNHGPLAVGLNAVFMQTYIGGVSCPLICGKRWVNHGVLLVGYGSKGFSILRLSNQPYWIIKNSWGKRWGEHGYYKLCRGHGMCGMNTMVSAVMTQTS encoded by the exons ATGGACAAAGGAGGATGTCTAACATACGCTTTAACCATCACAATTCTAACATGCACACTTTCTCTATTTTCCTTCCACCATACAACAACAGCACAAGAAGACTTCAAAATCCGGCAAGTCACCGACCAAAACCACCAAACAACAACCGCACACGGCGGAGACAACCATCACAACCACAATCATAACTACCTTg GTACTCCAGCGGAGCATCGGTTCAAGTCCTTCATACAACAATACGACAAAAAGTACACCACACGGGAAGAGTACATACATCGTCTTGGCGTGTTCGTTAAGAATCTCATAAAGGCAGCTGAACACCAAGCGTTGGATCCTACTGCTGTGCATGGTGTTACGCAGTTTTCCGATTTGACATCGGAGGAATTTGAGAGGATGTATATGGGTGTTAAAGGTGGTGGTGATCGGAGTCCTCTGTTGGGAGAGGTTGGATCACACGCGCCGCCGTTGGAAGTGAAGGACTTGCCGGAGAGTTTTGATTGGAGAGATAAAGGTGCTGTTACTGAGGTGAAAATGCAG GGTACTTGTGGGGCATGCTGGGCGTTTAGTACGACTGGATCCATTGAAGGCGCCAACTTCATTGCCACCGGCAAGCTGCTAAACCTTAGTGAACAACAGCTTGTAGATTGTGATCACACG TGTGATAAGAAGGATAAAGAGTCTTGTAATTCCGGATGCAAAGGAGGCTTAATGACAAATGCATACAATTACTTAATCGAGGCAGGAGGAATAGAAGACGAAGATTCTTACCCATACACTGGCAAACGCGGTGAATGCAAGTTTCAACCGGACAAAGTCGCTGTAAAAGTCTCCAATTTCACCAATATTCCCGTCGACGAGCAACAAATTGCTGCTTATTTAGTCAATCATGGACCTCTTGCAG TCGGTTTGAACGCCGTGTTTATGCAAACGTACATCGGAGGTGTATCATGCCCATTAATATGCGGAAAGAGGTGGGTTAACCATGGAGTTTTGCTTGTCGGTTATGGCTCGAAGGGGTTTTCAATACTGAGATTGAGCAACCAGCCATACTGGATCATAAAGAACTCGTGGGGAAAACGATGGGGAGAACACGGCTACTATAAACTTTGTAGAGGACATGGCATGTGTGGGATGAACACAATGGTTTCAGCTGTTATGACTCAAACCTCCTAA